One genomic region from Populus nigra chromosome 8, ddPopNigr1.1, whole genome shotgun sequence encodes:
- the LOC133700933 gene encoding ethylene-responsive transcription factor CRF1-like: MDHPVKFTEHRNQTKLTAPFLSNPVQYSKPPKIVRISVTDTYATDSSSDEENEVSRVSSRKRHVTRVKKFVNEIMIEPSAPPSRTADCVTSDTALRARPSRSARKKVGVDVSQARRLPATGVVGKKFRGVRQRPWGKWAAEIRDPLRRVRLWLGTYDTAEEAAMVYDNAAIQLRGADALTNFVTPPARCSPAAATSGYISGDESNSNHNINNDNVNVSSPISVLRFSEEAESQSVGSSRETRKTGNEVREVKEDSCVSENFSDFSEHNSSIDSLFPPTTDIYEFRSSVRGIFEETTIFADGGFLKDEDFRDMDLDFGFGFGLSSWNVQDHFQDIGDLFWSDSLIAI, translated from the coding sequence ATGGATCATCCAGTCAAGTTTACTGAGcatagaaaccaaaccaaacttaCAGCCCCATTTTTGTCAAACCCGGTCCAATACTCAAAACCACCAAAGATTGTACGGATATCAGTAACTGACACATACGCGACTGACTCTTCTAGTGACGAAGAAAACGAGGTTTCAAGAGTCTCTTCTCGTAAACGACATGTGACAAGAGTCAAAAAGTTTGTCAATGAAATTATGATAGAGCCATCAGCACCACCATCAAGAACCGCTGATTGTGTCACAAGCGACACCGCTTTAAGGGCCAGACCGTCGAGGAGTGCTAGGAAGAAGGTTGGCGTTGATGTGTCTCAGGCGAGACGGTTGCCGGCGACGGGGGTGGTGGGGAAGAAGTTTAGAGGGGTGAGGCAAAGGCCTTGGGGGAAATGGGCGGCCGAGATTAGAGATCCTTTGAGACGTGTACGGCTGTGGCTAGGTACTTACGATACTGCTGAAGAAGCTGCTATGGTTTATGACAATGCGGCTATTCAGTTGCGTGGAGCTGACGCGCTCACTAACTTTGTCACTCCTCCGGCGAGATGTTCACCGGCTGCAGCCACCTCCGGGTACATATCCGGTGATGAGTCAAATAGCAACCACAATATTAACAATGACAATGTTAATGTTAGCTCTCCAATTTCAGTTCTCCGGTTTAGTGAAGAAGCCGAGTCTCAAAGTGTCGGTTCAAGCAGAGAAACCCGAAAGACCGGAAATGAAGTCCGGGAAGTGAAGGAGGACTCCTGTGTATCGGAAAATTTTTCCGACTTTTCGGAGCATAATTCCTCTATCGACAGTCTGTTTCCACCAACAACCGACATTTATGAATTCCGGAGTTCAGTGAGGGGTATTTTTGAGGAAACAACAATTTTTGCTGATGGTGGgtttttaaaagatgaagattttAGGGACATGGATTTGGATTTCGGGTTCGGGTTCGGGTTATCTAGCTGGAACGTTCAAGACCATTTTCAAGATATTGGTGATTTGTTCTGGTCGGATTCTCTTATAGCCATTTGA